One Nocardioides aromaticivorans genomic window carries:
- a CDS encoding MlaE family ABC transporter permease: MVVEVTKRIFTRPFQFREFLEQAWFVTSVTLMPTIMVSIPFGAVISLQVGNLTGQLGAQSFAGATAVLATVREAAPMAAAMIIAGAAGSAICSDLGARKIREEIDAMEVLGIDPLERLVAPRVVATMFVALMINGIVIGTGIGGGYFFTVIVQGGSAGAFLSSFTALASLPDLYIAMVKAVIFGWLAAIIGAYKGLGAGGGPSGVGRAVNESVIIAFMALFFLNAVITAIYFQIAPPVGL; encoded by the coding sequence ATGGTCGTCGAGGTGACCAAGCGGATCTTCACCCGCCCGTTCCAGTTCCGGGAGTTCCTCGAGCAGGCCTGGTTCGTCACCAGCGTCACGCTGATGCCGACCATCATGGTCTCGATCCCCTTCGGGGCGGTCATCTCGCTGCAGGTCGGCAACCTGACCGGGCAGCTGGGCGCCCAGTCGTTCGCCGGTGCGACCGCGGTGCTCGCCACGGTGCGCGAGGCGGCCCCCATGGCCGCGGCGATGATCATCGCCGGCGCCGCGGGGTCCGCGATCTGCTCCGACCTCGGCGCGCGCAAGATCCGCGAGGAGATCGACGCGATGGAGGTGCTGGGCATCGACCCACTCGAGCGCCTGGTGGCTCCCCGGGTCGTCGCGACCATGTTCGTCGCGCTGATGATCAACGGCATCGTCATCGGGACCGGTATCGGAGGCGGCTACTTCTTCACCGTCATCGTCCAGGGCGGCTCGGCCGGTGCCTTCCTGTCGTCCTTCACCGCGCTCGCCTCGCTGCCCGACCTCTACATCGCCATGGTGAAGGCGGTCATCTTCGGGTGGCTGGCCGCGATCATCGGCGCCTACAAGGGCCTCGGCGCCGGCGGCGGCCCGAGCGGCGTCGGCCGCGCCGTCAACGAGTCGGTGATCATCGCGTTCATGGCGCTGTTCTTCCTCAACGCCGTGATCACCGCCATCTACTTCCAGATCGCTCCGCCGGTGGGTCTCTGA
- a CDS encoding MlaE family ABC transporter permease, producing the protein MAVAGEIVGGAVKSSRSGLEGYGDQLLFYAKALVWAPRAIRRYPREISNTLAEVAFGAGGLSLIAGSVGVIAFMAFFAGTEVGIQGYASLSQIGVAKFSAFISAYFNTREVAPLVSSIALAATVGCGYTARLGAMRISEEIDALEVMGIPSLPFLVTTRMIAAFVAVIPLYIVALCASYLSPRLIVTLIYGQSPGTYDHYFLQFLPPIDMVWSFFKLLFLAVAVILIHCYYGYTASGGPAGVGRAVGKAIRTSIVTIVVADFFLSFAIWGSTTTVRITG; encoded by the coding sequence ATGGCCGTCGCAGGGGAGATCGTGGGCGGCGCGGTCAAGAGCAGCCGTTCCGGCCTCGAGGGGTACGGCGACCAGCTGCTCTTCTACGCCAAGGCGCTCGTCTGGGCGCCGCGGGCCATCCGCCGCTACCCGCGCGAGATCAGCAACACCCTCGCCGAGGTCGCGTTCGGGGCCGGGGGCCTGAGCCTGATCGCCGGCTCCGTCGGCGTGATCGCGTTCATGGCCTTCTTCGCCGGCACCGAGGTCGGCATCCAGGGCTACGCCTCGCTGAGCCAGATCGGCGTCGCGAAGTTCAGCGCCTTCATCTCGGCCTACTTCAACACCCGCGAGGTCGCCCCGCTGGTCTCGTCGATCGCGCTGGCCGCGACCGTCGGCTGCGGCTACACCGCCCGCCTGGGTGCGATGCGGATCTCCGAGGAGATCGACGCGCTCGAGGTGATGGGCATCCCGTCGCTGCCCTTCCTCGTCACGACCCGGATGATCGCGGCCTTCGTCGCGGTGATCCCGCTCTACATCGTGGCCCTGTGCGCGTCGTACCTCTCGCCGCGGCTCATCGTCACCTTGATCTACGGGCAGTCGCCGGGCACCTACGACCACTACTTCCTGCAGTTCCTGCCGCCCATCGACATGGTGTGGTCCTTCTTCAAGCTGCTCTTCCTCGCGGTCGCGGTGATCCTCATCCACTGCTACTACGGCTACACCGCCTCCGGTGGCCCGGCCGGCGTGGGTCGCGCGGTCGGCAAGGCGATCCGGACCAGCATCGTGACCATCGTCGTCGCCGACTTCTTCCTCAGCTTCGCCATCTGGGGCTCGACGACCACGGTCCGGATCACGGGGTGA
- a CDS encoding potassium channel family protein gives MTTPISRLPAPVRAVARHPSAVLLVAQLVLVLAYPGLDGSTFGRAVVGVVQMLVVLAAVWAVRRTEVLTWVALLLGAPAVVLAVAEAVEPDLGWVVVASAAFHVPFYFFVSYALIRYLFHDEKVTRDELFATGAAFTVVAWGFAYLYAAAQVIWPGSFVGWSSPDASTDLPWFELLYLSFTTLTSVGLSDIYPVVAQARSLVMLEQVAGVFYVALVVARLVGLTRSGAARD, from the coding sequence GTGACGACGCCGATCTCCCGCCTGCCGGCGCCGGTGCGCGCGGTGGCGAGGCACCCCTCCGCCGTCCTGCTCGTGGCCCAGCTCGTGCTGGTGCTCGCCTACCCGGGTCTCGACGGCTCGACCTTCGGTCGCGCGGTCGTCGGTGTGGTCCAGATGCTGGTCGTGCTGGCCGCCGTGTGGGCCGTACGCCGCACCGAGGTCCTCACCTGGGTCGCCCTGCTGCTGGGCGCGCCCGCGGTGGTGCTCGCGGTCGCCGAGGCGGTCGAGCCGGACCTCGGCTGGGTCGTCGTCGCCTCGGCTGCGTTCCACGTCCCCTTCTACTTCTTCGTCTCCTACGCGCTGATCCGCTATCTCTTCCACGACGAGAAGGTCACCCGCGACGAGCTCTTCGCCACGGGCGCGGCCTTCACCGTCGTCGCCTGGGGCTTCGCCTACCTGTACGCCGCCGCGCAGGTCATCTGGCCCGGCTCGTTCGTGGGCTGGAGCAGCCCGGACGCCAGCACCGACCTGCCGTGGTTCGAGCTGCTCTACCTGTCGTTCACGACGCTGACCAGCGTCGGCCTGTCCGACATCTACCCCGTCGTCGCCCAGGCGCGCTCGTTGGTGATGCTCGAGCAGGTGGCCGGCGTCTTCTACGTCGCGCTGGTGGTCGCCCGCCTCGTCGGACTCACGCGCTCGGGCGCGGCCCGGGACTGA